In the genome of Desertifilum tharense IPPAS B-1220, the window GTATTTCTCGCAACTGACTCTTGATTTGTCCCGTGTTGCGAGAAACACTTTCTAGTCAATCACCACTCTCTACAACTAGATCGAACAATGAAAGCCATCATGGTTGTCGGAACCACCTCCCACGCTGGGAAGTCCCTACTCTGCGCCGCACTCTGTCGAATCCTGGGGCGTCGAGGATGGCGAGTGACCCCCTTTAAAGGACAGAACATGGCCTTAAACTCCTACGTGACCAACAGTGGCGGAGAAATTGGCTATGCTCAAGCCGTCCAAGCTTGGGCTGCTGGGGTTGCGCCTCGCGTCGAAATGAATCCCATTTTGTTAAAGCCTCAAGGAGACATGACTTCTCAAGTGATCGTCAAAGGGAAAGCCATTGGGCGAACCCGCGCCGCCGATTATTACGAGCAGTATTTTGACCTGGGTTGGCAGGCGATTACCGAGTCGCTTCAGCGCCTGCGCGAAGAATTCGATCTGATTGTTTGTGAAGGTGCAGGGAGTCCCGCAGAAATTAATCTCAAGCATCGCGACTTAACGAATATGCGGGTTGCGACTTACCTGAATGCCGCTACTATCCTCGTTGTCGATATCGATCGGGGGGGAGCCTTTGCCCATATTATCGGTACCCTAGAGTTGCTAGAACCCAACGAACGAGCCTTAATTAAAGGCATTGTCATTAACAAGTTTCGCGGTCAGCGCAGCCTATTAGAACCGGGGATTCAATGGTTAGAAGAGAGAACCGGGATTCCCGTAATTGGGGTGATTCCCTGGATGGATCGCAATTTCCCCTCAGAAGATTCTCTCGACTTATTTGAGCAGCGCTCCAACCGCAATACAGGTGAAATTAATATTGGGGTGATTCGCTTGCCTCGAATTTCCAACTTCACGGACTTCGATCCGCTAGAAGCCGAATCAACCGTGAATTTACAATACATTAGCCCGAAAGAGCGCCTCGGCTATCCGGATGCAGTGATTATTCCGGGTTCTAAAACGACCATTGCCGATATGCTGGTTTTGCAGCAAACGGGTATGGCAGAAGCCATCCGAGAATATGTGGCTGCTGGGGGAACGGTTTTAGGGATTTGTGGCGGGTTTCAGATGCTCGGTCAAATGCTAGCCGATCCTGAAGGCGTAGAGGGGGAAGAAGGACGGTTTAAAGGGTTAGATTTACTCCCCATTAAAACCGTGATTGCCGGTCAAAAGATTGCCCGTCAGCGCGTTGTCACCTCAAATTTCCCTCGTGCTGGTTTGCCAGTTGCGGGGTATGAAATTCACCACGGACGCACGACTTTAGTCGAAAGTTCGACGACGCAACCGTTATTTGATGACTCTAATTTAGGGTTGGTTAACTTGAATCAATCGGTGTGGGGAACCTATTTGCACGGTCTTTTTGATAATGGGCCGTGGCGGCGGACTTGGTTAAATCGTTTGCGCCAGCAACGCGGGATTGCCGCTTTACCGAATGGAATTGCGAACTACCGCGATCAGCGAGAAGCGCTTTTGGATGACTTAGCGCATCAGATTGAGGCTCACTTAGATTTAAAACCCATTCTGGAATAGCGTTGGCTCAAAAAGGGACAATTACCCATGACTCAAATTACTTTTTTACCGGATCGGGTAACGGTTGAAGCCCAGCCAGGAGAACCCCTACTTGATGTCGCCGAACGAGCCGGAATCACAATTCCCACCGGCTGTTTGATGGGGTCTTGCCACGCCTGCGAGGTGGAGGTGGATGATGAACAAGTTATTTGTGCTTGTATTACGGCAGTCCCTAGGGATAAGCAGGCGATGACTATTAATGTGTTTGTCGATCCGACTTGGTAGGCTGGCCGGATTGTCTAGACAGCTTGCCTGTTGCGTTTCCCGACGCTCTACCGAGTTGCTGGAGAGCGCGGGAGAGTGCGCTACAGTTTTACCGGGGGCGGCCTAGGGTGGTGATGTAAACGACGGCTTCGTCGGTGGGGATGCCGAGAACTTCGTTCACTTGATCGTCAAAGAAGCCACCAATGCCACTGACGCCTAAACCGAGGTGGATGGCTGCGAGGTTCAAACGCTGTCCGAGATGACCGGCATCCATGTGGAGGTAGCGATAAACGCGATCGCCATATTTTTGCACGGCTTTTTTTAAGTCGGCGGTGTGGAATAATACGGCCCCCGCATCGCGACCTAAATCTTGTCCTAAACAGAGATAATGCAATTCTCTGCGAAAGTTCTTAAATCGAATTTGCCGCAGTTCCTGGGCTTTAGGAGCGTAGTAATAGCACCCTTCATCTAGGCCGCTGACTCCGGAAACCACGAGGAAGGTTTCAATTAAGCCCAAATCAAAATAATCGGGTGCAGCATCTAACCCTTGGGGCAAGTAGCGATGGGGTTGATAGGTGAAGTTGAGCAGAAACTTCAGTTCGTCGAGGGTTAGGTCTGCTCCAGTATAGGCGCGGGTGGAACGACGTTTGAGAATAGTTTGTTCTAAACCTTGGAGATTTTCACCCCAACTGATGGGATCGGTGGCGGTGGAAACTTTCAGACAAAAGGGAAAATTGTACTTATCTTCAAGGGTTGCTTCCGGAAATTCTGCTTGCCACTCGACGACGCTAACTAATTCGCTGGGAATTTGGGTGGCTTGGTGTAAATGGTTTAAAAGTTCGCCGTCGGGAATGGCGGGGTATTGGGTTTGGGTACTCGAAGCGAGCGCCGTTCGGTAGGGTTGGGGATGGGTTGGCGACTCGTTTAAGGGAATGACTGCGATCGCGCCCTCTTGCTGCGGGTCGAGATACAATAACTCATTCACGGCTGAATCGACAAACCCCCCCAACAGATGCGGGCGATAGCCGTTTAAGCTACCCGCTAGCTCTAAGTTGCCCAGTAAATGACCCGTATCTAGACAAATTCGCCGATACGCGCGATCCTGGTAGCGCCACGCCGAACGAAAGAAAATCGCCGTTGTCACCAGTGCTAACTGGGTTTGTTCGAGGATGGGGTGCCAAAAGCAAGCGGCTTGCAGAGCAGACCAAACTTCGCTATCCCAAAAATGGACTAAGCAATGGGTTTTGGCTTGATAGTTATATAAACCCGCATTTAGCAGGCGCGTTCCCCGCGAAACGAGATAGACTTCAGCCGGATAAAGACCCCCCGCCGAAGGAACTGCTCTCAGATAGAGAGGATCGCCCATTAAGGTGGGTACCATTGCGGTGACGCCATAGCTACAGAACAGAAAACGCGACAAGCGCATCCACTCTTGCTCGATTTGGCTGTAACTTTGTAGATCTGAAGAGGCTTTGAGGTAGGGTTTAAGATCGATGAGCGTGCCGATCTTATATTCCTTAAACGGAGTAGGCTGACGATCCCAGTCCAGCCCTTGATTTTTGCTGGCGATGGTTTCTGGGTCGTATTTGGTCCGTTGATGGTAGTGTTGGGCAATTGACGAGCGAATCTCTGACATAGGTTGTTAGTTTCCAGCGTTCTCTGGCAACACTATCGATCTTGACATCCGAAACTGCGAAATAGATTTATTTGGAGGAAATGCTTGGAAGTTTGAGACTCAGGGGACAATAGAAACAGCTTTTTTCATCCTGAGCGGAAAAATGAGCCAGTTATCTTCCGAACAGTTACAAGTTGAATTAGCCGCCCTTCGTCGCGAAGTTGCCCAACTGCAAGCGTTGAAATCTGTACTTGAGGTGCAAGCAGAGTTAACAAATCGCTTGTTTGGCATGGGTAAAGCCGCTACCGGAACGCTGATGCTGAGGGCGATGTTGTTGCAAGCGGTGCAAACTGCCAATCAGTTTACGGGGGCTGAGGCGAGCAGTTTGTTTCTTTTGGATGAAAATAGTGTGGTGACTGAAAGCGTTTTGGCTCGTGGTGCAACCATTCGCGAACACAAGCAAAATGCGATTGGTACGGTTCTCGATCGCGGCTTGGCGGGTTGGGTGAGTCGCCATCGACAAACGGCGCTGATTCAAGATACCCAACGTGACGATCGCTGGATTACGTTGCCCGATCAACCCTATGCGGTGCGTTCGGTGCTGTGCGTTCCATTGCTTAAAGGATATCGCTTATTGGGGATTTTGACGCTAATGCATCCTCAACCCAATCATTTTAATCGGGTGTCGGTGGAGATGATGGAACATCTGGCTCCTCACTTGACGTTGGTGCTGGATAATGCCCAGATGGATTCTCAGATCGATCTCCTGAAGCAACAGTGGCTCGATGAACCTCAGCAGCAAGAACAGAGACACCCAGAACTTTCTCTGATTGGTTTATACATGATTACGAGCGATATGAAGTTTCTTTATGCCAATGCGCGTCTGGCTGAAATGTTTGGGTATCCTTTTGGAGAGCTAGTGGCGTTGGACTCTGTGGTGGATTTGCTGGTTCCGAAAGACCGCGAATTCATTACGGAGCAAATTAAACAGTGCTTCCAAGGCCAGATGAATAGTATTGCTTATGCGGTTAAGGGTTTGCCGAAACATGGACAACCGATGGGTGTGGATTTGCAAGGCGAACGAACCAAGTTTTACGGTAAAACGGTGATGATTGGGACGGTGAAGCTTTTGTAAGAAGGATTGACAATTTTTAGTTTGGGCGATCGCGCTTTGGTAATGCTGATTTGGGTTATAGCTGTACTCAGTAAGGTTAGGACAGACTGAACTGCTCAAAAGATGAGACTCACTCGGTTTTAACTCAGCACACCGCTACGCGGAAGCAAGCTACAGCACTCAGCACTCAGCTATAGCATTGGGCGATCGCGCTGGAGTCATCGGCGATTTGACGCTCTTGATAGCTCGGTTTGCTTGACGCTGCGCGGGTTTTCCACGGCGATGCACTCCCTTTGAACGCGAACAATGCTTAAAAAAAGCTTAGAAGCGGTAGGCTTTATATTTCGTTACGTTAGCATCGTCAATACGGCATAAGCAAAAATACTTAATATAACACTAACTTTTCAGCCAGGAAGCAATCATGGCTACGGCTTTCAAGATGGAGAAAATTAGCGTAGAGGATCTGCTCGCGCAGTATGCTAGAGGTCAACGAGATTTTGAGCAAGTCGATTTAAGTTGTGCTGACTTGTTTGAAGCAAATTTGCAAGAAATTAACCTGAAAAAC includes:
- the cobQ gene encoding cobyric acid synthase CobQ, with product MKAIMVVGTTSHAGKSLLCAALCRILGRRGWRVTPFKGQNMALNSYVTNSGGEIGYAQAVQAWAAGVAPRVEMNPILLKPQGDMTSQVIVKGKAIGRTRAADYYEQYFDLGWQAITESLQRLREEFDLIVCEGAGSPAEINLKHRDLTNMRVATYLNAATILVVDIDRGGAFAHIIGTLELLEPNERALIKGIVINKFRGQRSLLEPGIQWLEERTGIPVIGVIPWMDRNFPSEDSLDLFEQRSNRNTGEINIGVIRLPRISNFTDFDPLEAESTVNLQYISPKERLGYPDAVIIPGSKTTIADMLVLQQTGMAEAIREYVAAGGTVLGICGGFQMLGQMLADPEGVEGEEGRFKGLDLLPIKTVIAGQKIARQRVVTSNFPRAGLPVAGYEIHHGRTTLVESSTTQPLFDDSNLGLVNLNQSVWGTYLHGLFDNGPWRRTWLNRLRQQRGIAALPNGIANYRDQREALLDDLAHQIEAHLDLKPILE
- a CDS encoding 2Fe-2S iron-sulfur cluster binding domain-containing protein, which produces MTQITFLPDRVTVEAQPGEPLLDVAERAGITIPTGCLMGSCHACEVEVDDEQVICACITAVPRDKQAMTINVFVDPTW
- a CDS encoding SagB/ThcOx family dehydrogenase, which codes for MSEIRSSIAQHYHQRTKYDPETIASKNQGLDWDRQPTPFKEYKIGTLIDLKPYLKASSDLQSYSQIEQEWMRLSRFLFCSYGVTAMVPTLMGDPLYLRAVPSAGGLYPAEVYLVSRGTRLLNAGLYNYQAKTHCLVHFWDSEVWSALQAACFWHPILEQTQLALVTTAIFFRSAWRYQDRAYRRICLDTGHLLGNLELAGSLNGYRPHLLGGFVDSAVNELLYLDPQQEGAIAVIPLNESPTHPQPYRTALASSTQTQYPAIPDGELLNHLHQATQIPSELVSVVEWQAEFPEATLEDKYNFPFCLKVSTATDPISWGENLQGLEQTILKRRSTRAYTGADLTLDELKFLLNFTYQPHRYLPQGLDAAPDYFDLGLIETFLVVSGVSGLDEGCYYYAPKAQELRQIRFKNFRRELHYLCLGQDLGRDAGAVLFHTADLKKAVQKYGDRVYRYLHMDAGHLGQRLNLAAIHLGLGVSGIGGFFDDQVNEVLGIPTDEAVVYITTLGRPR
- a CDS encoding GAF domain-containing protein, which translates into the protein MSQLSSEQLQVELAALRREVAQLQALKSVLEVQAELTNRLFGMGKAATGTLMLRAMLLQAVQTANQFTGAEASSLFLLDENSVVTESVLARGATIREHKQNAIGTVLDRGLAGWVSRHRQTALIQDTQRDDRWITLPDQPYAVRSVLCVPLLKGYRLLGILTLMHPQPNHFNRVSVEMMEHLAPHLTLVLDNAQMDSQIDLLKQQWLDEPQQQEQRHPELSLIGLYMITSDMKFLYANARLAEMFGYPFGELVALDSVVDLLVPKDREFITEQIKQCFQGQMNSIAYAVKGLPKHGQPMGVDLQGERTKFYGKTVMIGTVKLL